In a single window of the Diospyros lotus cultivar Yz01 chromosome 10, ASM1463336v1, whole genome shotgun sequence genome:
- the LOC127812202 gene encoding 60S ribosomal protein L8: MGRVIRAQRKGAGSVFKSHTHHRKGPARFRSLDFGERNGYLKGVITEIIHDPGRGAPLARVTFRHPFRYKHQKELFVAAEGLYTGQFIFCGKKANLMVGNVLPLRSIPEGAVVCNVEHHVGDRGVFARASGDYAIVISHNPDNGTTRVKLPSGAKKIVPSGCRAMIGQVAGGGRTEKPLLKAGNAYHKYRVKRNSWPKVRGVAMNPVEHPHGGGNHQHIGHASTVRRDAPPGQKVGLIAARRTGRLRGQAAATASKSDKA; encoded by the exons atgggtCGCGTTATCAGAGCACAGCGTAAGGGTGCCGGATCCGTCTTCAAATCCCACACTCACCACCGGAAGGGTCCGGCCAGGTTCCGGAGCCTCGACTTCGGCGAGCGCAATGGCTACCTGAAGGGCGTCATCACGGAGATCATCCACGACCCCGGCCGCGGGGCGCCACTGGCTCGGGTAACTTTCCGCCACCCCTTCCGCTATAAGCACCAGAAGGAGCTCTTCGTCGCCGCCGAGGGTTTGTATACTGGCCAGTTCATCTTCTGCGGTAAGAAAGCTAACCTCATGGTCGGCAACGTCCTTCCGCTGCGCTCCATCCCTGAGGGTGCTGTTGTTTGCAATGTCGAGCACCACGTCGGTGATCGCGGCGTCTTTGCTAGAGCATCCGGCGATTATGCCATTGTTATTAGTCACAACCCCGATAATGGCACCACTAG GGTCAAACTCCCATCAGGAGCGAAAAAGATTGTGCCTAGTGGTTGCCGTGCCATGATTGGTCAGGTTGCCGGGGGAGGAAGAACCGAAAAGCCCCTGCTTAAGGCTGGTAATGCATATCACAAGTACCGGGTCAAGAGGAACAGCTGGCCTAAGGTCCGTGGTGTTGCCATGAACCCCGTGGAACATCCCCACGGTGGTGGTAACCATCAACACATTGGTCATGCCAGCACTGTCCGACGTGATGCTCCACCAGGGCAAAAGGTTGGTCTTATTGCTGCCAGGAGAACTGGTCGGCTCCGGGGACAAGCTGCCGCAACTGCTTCCAAGTCTGACAAGGCGTAA